In the genome of Raphanus sativus cultivar WK10039 chromosome 9, ASM80110v3, whole genome shotgun sequence, the window AAGAAGAGTTGACATGTGTATCTTTGTCTTTCAATTGCTTGGTGAACGAACAAAACaacataattatatatcatcAAGACGTCAAACGTGTAACATATTTCAACAAAAGAAGCGTTTATACTTTATACAGACAGCTCTGATAATTGATTTGATTTAGACATAATTTCATTCTCATTTTGGACCCCCACTTACAAGTTACAAACCGGATTCACTGTATTCCTGGATATTATCATAAACATGTaatcttttatatttgtatataaagaTGATCGCAGaacataactaaataattaacgGTACGGTCttagttctctctatatatcTCGTAGTCTCGTCAAAGAGTTGAACAGAGAGGCAGAGAGAGAATGGAGGAGACGCGGAAGAAAGAAGACGAGAGGGGAAGAGATACGGCGGCGGTGAAGGGAATGCAAACGCAGATGACAATCCCCCGGGAAGACGTTAACGAGGAGGAGTACACTCCTGAAGAAATCATGCAGCTCGttgactcttcttcttcaccgaCGACGATGAACGTCGACGGAACTAACTTTTCCGGTGAGGAGAATTTCCGAGTGAGGTTTATCGACGATCCTTACGCGGTTCCGGTGGTTGTTCAGTCATCTACGGGTTACATCACGATCAACGTCAACGAGGAGAGCTGTGGTCCTTCGTTTTCAGACAGCAACGCTTCCGCCATGGCAAGCGTCGACGCAAC includes:
- the LOC108826670 gene encoding uncharacterized protein LOC108826670, whose translation is MEETRKKEDERGRDTAAVKGMQTQMTIPREDVNEEEYTPEEIMQLVDSSSSPTTMNVDGTNFSGEENFRVRFIDDPYAVPVVVQSSTGYITINVNEESCGPSFSDSNASAMASVDATGLFGCCLGLNGAWSTDEMRASESGCECEWDDELLARFIGEDSVLTNVSSCGQS